Proteins encoded in a region of the Gulosibacter sediminis genome:
- a CDS encoding histidine phosphatase family protein: MSHFLYLVRHGEVRDAEFGITDGPLSERGRQQAHALGKRLADVPFDQAFTSPLDRALETASILGNYVQGPPVEQTNLLFDCIPSSSKDAPDSYDAFFSGVDEEDIEAGQAQMQDAVSTFLTRPREDVHTLLVTHNFVIGYLVAHALGMPEWRWLTLGSGNTALTVLRLRSTRPSELTLFGSTAHLPREMRTGMTWTPAI, encoded by the coding sequence ATGAGCCACTTTCTCTACCTCGTGCGGCACGGAGAGGTTCGCGACGCCGAGTTCGGCATCACCGACGGCCCGCTCTCGGAACGTGGCCGCCAGCAGGCGCACGCGCTCGGCAAGCGACTCGCCGACGTGCCCTTCGACCAGGCGTTCACCTCGCCACTCGATCGCGCGCTCGAGACCGCGAGCATCCTCGGCAACTACGTACAAGGCCCTCCGGTCGAGCAGACCAATCTGCTCTTCGACTGCATCCCGTCGTCGTCGAAGGACGCCCCGGACAGCTACGACGCGTTTTTCTCAGGCGTCGACGAGGAGGACATCGAGGCGGGCCAGGCGCAGATGCAAGACGCCGTCTCAACGTTCCTGACCCGACCGCGGGAAGACGTGCACACCCTCCTCGTCACCCATAACTTCGTCATCGGCTACCTGGTCGCGCACGCGCTCGGCATGCCCGAGTGGCGCTGGCTCACCCTCGGCAGCGGTAACACCGCCCTCACGGTGCTGCGCCTGCGCTCGACGCGGCCAAGCGAACTCACCCTCTTTGGCTCCACGGCACACCTGCCGCGCGAAATGCGCACCGGCATGACGTGGACTCCGGCCATCTAG
- a CDS encoding M16 family metallopeptidase yields the protein MSAPILLPLNTTHLDEEVAGAARLQRTVLPSGVRLITEDVPGAASVSIGCYVPLGSRDERDREYGSSHFLEHLLFKGTPSRDARTIALEFERVGGDFNAATSREQTVYHARVRAEDLGMAIDVLSDMLTGSLLDKDEFELERGVILEEIAMSADDPDDVLWERFYGNFFGNHELARPIAGTPESIESATRDEVWDFYRRNYRPDTLVVAIAGRVDHDASLQRLEQGLRAGGWDLDLTASPVARRSAEPSGELTRHRAIESIERPLEQTNLILATPGLISGDDRRHGFGLLHHILGGGMSSRLFHEVRERRGLVYSVFSFAASHADAGVTGVNAACLPDKVAEAVRVIRDELDRVAQEGVTESELADAKTSAAGGGALALESMHSRMNRLARAELALGEFLDLDASVTRLGEVTREQVQEVAGMLQGEMTIETIGPVTDEARAELEALA from the coding sequence ATGTCTGCACCCATCTTGCTGCCACTCAATACGACTCACCTCGACGAAGAGGTCGCCGGAGCAGCCAGGCTTCAGCGGACGGTGCTGCCAAGCGGCGTGCGACTCATTACCGAGGATGTGCCAGGCGCCGCATCCGTGTCGATTGGCTGCTACGTTCCGCTCGGCTCACGCGACGAACGCGACCGCGAGTATGGTTCGAGCCACTTCCTCGAGCACTTGCTGTTCAAGGGCACGCCGAGCCGCGACGCCCGCACCATTGCGCTCGAGTTCGAGCGCGTCGGCGGCGACTTCAACGCGGCCACGTCGCGCGAGCAGACCGTCTACCACGCCCGTGTGCGTGCGGAGGACCTCGGCATGGCGATCGACGTGCTGAGCGACATGCTGACCGGTTCGCTACTCGACAAAGACGAGTTTGAGCTCGAGCGCGGCGTGATCCTCGAAGAGATCGCGATGAGCGCGGACGACCCCGACGACGTGCTCTGGGAGCGCTTCTACGGCAACTTCTTCGGCAACCACGAGCTCGCCCGACCGATCGCCGGCACACCCGAGAGCATCGAGTCGGCGACGCGAGACGAGGTCTGGGACTTCTACCGTCGCAACTACCGACCCGACACCCTCGTCGTCGCGATCGCGGGCCGCGTCGACCACGACGCCTCGCTGCAGCGGCTCGAGCAGGGCCTGCGCGCCGGGGGCTGGGATTTGGACCTGACAGCGTCGCCCGTGGCCCGCCGGTCGGCCGAGCCCTCGGGCGAGCTGACGCGCCACCGCGCGATCGAGAGCATTGAGCGCCCCCTCGAGCAGACCAACCTGATCCTCGCCACCCCGGGGCTTATCTCGGGTGACGACCGGCGGCACGGCTTCGGGCTGCTGCACCACATCCTCGGTGGCGGCATGTCGTCGCGCCTGTTCCACGAGGTGCGCGAGCGCCGCGGGCTCGTGTATTCGGTCTTCTCGTTCGCCGCGAGCCACGCCGACGCCGGCGTCACGGGCGTCAACGCCGCGTGCCTGCCCGACAAGGTGGCGGAAGCGGTGCGCGTGATTCGGGATGAGCTCGATCGCGTCGCACAAGAGGGCGTGACCGAGTCCGAGCTTGCCGACGCCAAGACGTCGGCCGCAGGCGGGGGAGCGCTCGCCCTCGAGTCGATGCACTCGCGCATGAACCGCCTCGCCCGCGCCGAACTGGCGCTCGGAGAATTCCTCGATCTCGATGCCTCCGTCACCCGACTCGGCGAGGTCACGCGCGAGCAGGTGCAGGAGGTCGCGGGCATGTTGCAGGGCGAAATGACCATCGAAACCATCGGGCCCGTGACCGACGAGGCACGGGCCGAGCTGGAGGCCCTCGCATGA
- a CDS encoding polyribonucleotide nucleotidyltransferase, with protein sequence MEGPEIKFAETVIDNGKFGTRTVRFETGRLAQQSQGSAVAYLDDETMLLSATSISKHPKEHFDFFPLTVDVEERSYAKGAIPGSFFRREGRPSTEAILACRLIDRPMRPSFVDGLRNEVQIVVTVLSIAPDETYDVLAVNAASMSSQISGVPFSGPIGAVRIVLIDGQWVAFPKYSQQEQAVFELTVAGRLVTNADGTEDIAVMMVEAQAPDNAWELIQNGAQKPDEAVVAGGLEASKPFITQLIKAQQSVADQVNKEIKEYPVFPAYTEPVRALVEAEAKDELGKVYQIADKIERQNADDALKARVTEAVAAKVEAGELEDSALGQVSAAYKSVTKDVVRGRILTDGQRIDGRGVADIRQLDAEVEVVPRVHGSAIFQRGETQILGVTTLNMLKMEQQIDSLSPVESKRYMHHYNFPPYSTGETGRVGSPKRREIGHGNLAEKALLAVLPTREEFPYAIRQVSEALGSNGSTSMGSVCASTLSLLNAGVPLRAPVAGIAMGLVSAEVDGEMKYQALTDILGAEDALGDMDFKVAGTSEFVTALQLDTKLDGIPSEVLDAALQQAHDARIKILNEAITAVISEPDEMAATAPRIISVKIPVDKIGEVIGPKGKVINQIQEDTGADISIEDDGTVFIGATDGPSAEAARAQVNAIANPQVPEVGEQYLGTVVKLASFGAFVSLLPGKDGLLHISEVRKLVGGKRVENVEDVLSVGQKLLVKITKVDDRGKLSLEPVLEEGEGADEAEAESTDAE encoded by the coding sequence TTGGAGGGTCCCGAAATCAAGTTCGCCGAAACCGTTATCGACAACGGTAAGTTCGGCACCCGCACCGTCCGCTTTGAGACGGGCCGCCTCGCGCAGCAGTCACAGGGCTCGGCAGTCGCCTACCTCGACGACGAAACCATGCTGCTCAGCGCGACGAGCATCTCGAAGCACCCGAAGGAGCACTTCGACTTCTTCCCCCTCACGGTTGACGTTGAGGAGCGCTCGTACGCCAAGGGCGCGATTCCCGGCTCGTTCTTCCGCCGCGAGGGCCGTCCTTCGACCGAGGCGATCCTCGCGTGCCGTCTCATCGACCGCCCGATGCGCCCGTCGTTCGTCGACGGCCTCCGCAACGAGGTGCAGATCGTCGTGACCGTGCTGTCGATCGCCCCCGACGAGACCTACGACGTGCTCGCCGTCAACGCGGCATCGATGTCGTCGCAGATCTCGGGCGTGCCGTTCTCGGGCCCGATCGGCGCCGTGCGCATTGTGCTCATCGACGGCCAGTGGGTCGCGTTCCCGAAGTACTCGCAGCAGGAGCAGGCCGTCTTCGAGCTGACCGTTGCCGGTCGCCTCGTGACGAACGCCGACGGCACCGAAGACATCGCCGTGATGATGGTCGAGGCGCAGGCGCCCGACAACGCCTGGGAGCTCATCCAGAACGGCGCCCAGAAGCCCGACGAGGCGGTCGTTGCTGGCGGCCTCGAGGCATCAAAGCCCTTCATCACCCAGCTCATCAAGGCACAGCAGTCCGTTGCCGACCAGGTGAACAAGGAGATCAAGGAATACCCGGTCTTTCCGGCCTACACCGAGCCCGTGCGCGCGCTCGTCGAGGCCGAGGCGAAGGACGAGCTCGGCAAGGTCTACCAGATCGCCGACAAGATCGAGCGCCAGAACGCCGACGACGCCCTCAAGGCTCGCGTGACCGAAGCCGTTGCTGCCAAGGTTGAGGCGGGCGAGCTCGAGGACTCGGCGCTTGGCCAGGTTTCGGCCGCCTACAAGTCGGTCACGAAGGACGTCGTTCGCGGTCGCATCCTCACCGACGGACAGCGCATCGACGGCCGCGGCGTCGCCGACATCCGTCAGCTCGACGCCGAGGTTGAGGTTGTGCCGCGCGTGCACGGCTCGGCCATCTTCCAGCGTGGCGAGACGCAGATTCTCGGCGTGACCACGCTGAACATGCTCAAGATGGAGCAGCAGATCGACTCGCTCAGCCCGGTTGAGTCGAAGCGCTACATGCACCACTACAACTTCCCGCCGTACTCGACCGGTGAGACCGGCCGCGTTGGCTCGCCGAAGCGTCGCGAGATCGGCCACGGCAACCTCGCCGAGAAGGCGCTTCTTGCCGTGCTGCCCACGCGCGAGGAATTCCCCTACGCGATCCGTCAGGTGTCGGAGGCGCTCGGCTCGAACGGCTCGACCTCGATGGGTTCGGTGTGCGCTTCGACGCTCTCGCTGCTCAACGCCGGTGTGCCGCTGCGCGCGCCCGTCGCGGGCATCGCCATGGGACTCGTGTCGGCTGAGGTCGACGGCGAGATGAAGTACCAGGCGCTCACCGACATCCTTGGCGCCGAGGACGCCCTCGGCGACATGGACTTCAAGGTTGCCGGTACCTCGGAGTTCGTCACCGCGCTGCAGCTCGATACCAAGCTCGACGGCATCCCCTCGGAGGTGCTCGACGCGGCGCTGCAGCAGGCGCACGATGCCCGCATCAAGATCCTCAACGAGGCGATCACCGCCGTGATCTCGGAGCCCGATGAGATGGCAGCCACCGCGCCGCGCATCATCTCGGTCAAAATCCCCGTTGACAAGATCGGTGAGGTCATCGGCCCCAAGGGCAAGGTCATCAACCAGATCCAGGAAGACACCGGCGCCGACATCTCGATTGAGGACGACGGAACCGTGTTCATCGGTGCGACCGACGGCCCCTCGGCCGAAGCTGCCCGTGCGCAGGTCAACGCGATCGCGAACCCGCAGGTGCCCGAGGTCGGCGAGCAGTACCTCGGTACCGTCGTCAAGCTCGCGAGCTTCGGCGCGTTCGTCTCGCTCCTGCCGGGCAAGGACGGCCTGCTGCACATCTCTGAGGTGCGCAAGCTCGTCGGCGGCAAGCGGGTCGAGAATGTCGAGGACGTGCTCTCGGTCGGTCAGAAGCTGCTCGTGAAGATCACGAAGGTGGACGACCGCGGCAAGCTCTCGCTCGAGCCGGTGCTCGAGGAGGGCGAAGGCGCCGACGAGGCTGAGGCCGAGTCGACCGACGCCGAGTAA
- the metB gene encoding cystathionine gamma-synthase: protein MTEFSSLTRATRAGIETDTAQGAVVPPLYLSSNYTFAKFGEPRRFDYTRSGNPTRAVLGEALAELEGGAGATVVATGMGAVTLVTVALLQPGDVVAYPHDCYGGTWRLFEQLGAKGLYRFEPVDFTDVEAAKARVAQLQPKLVWLETPSNPLLRVTDVEAISAAAHDAGALVAVDNTFLTPLAQKPFELGADVVVHSVTKYLNGHSDVVQGAVIGRTAELAERFDWWGNVLGVTASPADSYLVIRGLRTLEVRFARHQENTIAVVDAIKDHPAVQQLNFPGLAEHPGHDLAKRQQAGFGAMFSIDLVGGEDAARRFVEAVELFSLAESLGGTESLVAHPATMTHASMTPEAQDAAGITPGLLRFSVGIEPAEDLIADLKAALDAAL, encoded by the coding sequence ATGACTGAGTTTTCGAGCCTCACCCGCGCAACCCGCGCAGGCATTGAGACCGACACCGCGCAGGGCGCGGTTGTCCCGCCGCTGTACCTTTCCTCGAACTACACCTTCGCGAAGTTCGGCGAGCCGCGACGGTTCGATTACACCCGCTCCGGAAACCCGACGCGCGCCGTGCTCGGCGAAGCGCTCGCCGAGCTCGAGGGCGGCGCCGGCGCGACGGTTGTTGCCACCGGCATGGGTGCCGTGACGCTCGTCACCGTTGCGCTGCTGCAGCCGGGCGACGTTGTGGCTTACCCCCACGACTGTTACGGCGGCACCTGGCGCCTGTTTGAGCAGCTCGGCGCGAAGGGCCTCTATCGCTTTGAGCCCGTCGACTTCACCGACGTTGAGGCGGCGAAGGCGCGCGTGGCGCAGCTCCAGCCGAAGCTCGTCTGGCTCGAGACCCCGTCAAACCCGCTCCTGCGCGTGACCGACGTCGAGGCCATCTCGGCGGCCGCTCACGACGCCGGCGCGCTCGTCGCGGTCGACAACACTTTCCTCACGCCGCTCGCGCAAAAGCCTTTTGAGCTCGGTGCAGACGTGGTTGTGCACTCCGTCACCAAGTACCTCAACGGTCACTCCGACGTCGTGCAGGGCGCCGTCATCGGCCGCACCGCCGAGCTGGCAGAGCGCTTCGACTGGTGGGGCAATGTGCTCGGTGTCACCGCAAGCCCCGCCGACTCCTACCTCGTCATTCGTGGTCTGCGCACCCTCGAGGTGCGGTTCGCCCGCCACCAGGAAAACACGATCGCGGTGGTCGACGCGATCAAAGACCACCCCGCCGTGCAGCAGCTCAACTTCCCGGGCCTCGCCGAGCACCCCGGTCACGATCTCGCAAAGCGCCAGCAGGCGGGCTTCGGCGCGATGTTCTCGATCGACCTGGTCGGCGGCGAGGATGCTGCGCGTCGCTTTGTCGAGGCCGTCGAACTCTTCTCGCTCGCCGAATCACTCGGTGGCACGGAGTCGCTTGTTGCGCATCCGGCAACCATGACCCACGCGTCGATGACGCCCGAGGCACAGGACGCCGCCGGCATCACGCCAGGCCTGCTGCGGTTCTCGGTCGGCATCGAGCCGGCCGAAGACCTCATCGCAGACCTCAAGGCAGCGCTCGACGCCGCCCTCTAG
- the ppk2 gene encoding polyphosphate kinase 2, with amino-acid sequence MSETTKASKADDASTYRLNRAGVPDTTPEVDELAELAGRQPGNVDAWKQGYPYSRKLTRAVYERQKRLLQIELLKLQTWVKESGAKVVIIFEGRDAAGKGGAIKRFMEHLNPRGARTVALEKPTEKEATQWYFQRYVEHLPSAGEIVLFDRSWYNRAGVERVMGYCTPTQYLEFTRSAPEFERMLVNSGIHVIKFWFSVGRAEQLARFAARRDDPVRQWKLSPTDLASLDKWDEYTAAKEAMFFYTDTAESPWTVVKSNDKKRARLEAMRYVLNQFDYPNKDKAVAVGPDPKIVGSPRVVYDDGERPEQFPVV; translated from the coding sequence ATGTCCGAAACCACGAAGGCGAGCAAAGCCGACGACGCGAGCACCTACCGGCTCAATCGCGCGGGAGTGCCCGACACGACGCCCGAGGTCGACGAGCTCGCCGAGCTTGCCGGCCGCCAGCCCGGCAATGTCGACGCCTGGAAGCAGGGCTACCCGTACAGCCGCAAGCTCACGCGTGCCGTGTACGAGCGGCAGAAGCGCTTGCTGCAGATCGAACTGCTCAAGTTGCAGACCTGGGTGAAGGAGTCGGGCGCGAAGGTCGTCATCATCTTTGAGGGCCGCGACGCCGCCGGCAAGGGCGGCGCGATCAAGCGTTTCATGGAGCACCTCAACCCGCGCGGTGCCCGCACAGTCGCGCTTGAGAAGCCGACCGAGAAGGAAGCCACGCAGTGGTACTTTCAGCGCTACGTCGAGCACCTGCCCTCCGCGGGAGAAATCGTGCTCTTCGACCGGTCTTGGTACAACCGTGCCGGGGTTGAGCGGGTCATGGGCTACTGCACCCCGACCCAGTACCTCGAGTTCACGCGATCAGCGCCCGAGTTTGAACGGATGCTCGTGAACTCCGGCATTCACGTCATCAAGTTCTGGTTCTCGGTGGGGCGTGCCGAGCAGCTCGCGCGCTTCGCCGCTCGTCGGGATGACCCGGTACGCCAGTGGAAGCTCTCGCCGACCGACCTCGCGTCGCTCGACAAGTGGGACGAGTACACCGCCGCCAAGGAAGCGATGTTCTTCTACACCGACACCGCGGAGTCGCCGTGGACCGTCGTGAAGTCGAACGATAAGAAGCGCGCGCGGCTCGAGGCGATGCGCTATGTGCTGAACCAGTTCGACTATCCGAACAAAGACAAGGCGGTCGCTGTCGGGCCCGACCCGAAAATCGTCGGTTCGCCGCGGGTGGTCTACGACGATGGTGAGCGCCCGGAACAGTTTCCCGTCGTGTGA
- a CDS encoding aspartate ammonia-lyase, whose amino-acid sequence MTLSTSDQFRIERDSIGEIKIPANAYWGVNTARAVENFDIARRQISVYPDFLVAFAQVKLAAARANQEIGLLDAERAGYIEQACQDIIDGQLHDQFVVGVIQGGAGTSSNMNANEVIANRALELAGREFGDYAYISPNDHVNASQSTNDTYPSAVKLGLVHSTQNLIAEYKLLQDAIMKKAFEFKEVLKVGRTQLQDAVPMTLGQEFHGFATTLGEDIQRLEDVEPLLLELNLGATAIGTRINAPAEYPAAIMRHLREITGYEELVTATDLIEATSDTGVFMSLSSVMKRAAMKLSKICNDLRLLSSGPQAGLGEINLPARQAGSSIMPGKVNPVIPEAVSQVAFVIAGSDVTVAFASEAGQLQLNAFEPVMMHTLMQNSVWLRRAMRTLRVNCITGITANQEKTEAQVAASVGLITALNPVIGYAEASKIAKKALATNAKVVDLVVEAGLLERERVIELLHPEALAGRFPEPTSVGSLTEAEILEQERRIDSLDPKELAGPMHELV is encoded by the coding sequence ATGACATTGTCAACGTCTGATCAGTTCCGCATTGAACGCGACTCGATTGGTGAAATCAAGATTCCTGCGAACGCCTATTGGGGCGTCAATACCGCGCGTGCGGTCGAGAACTTCGACATCGCGCGACGTCAGATCAGTGTGTACCCGGACTTCCTGGTCGCATTCGCGCAGGTGAAACTGGCCGCCGCGCGCGCGAATCAGGAGATCGGTCTGCTCGACGCCGAGCGAGCGGGCTATATCGAGCAGGCCTGCCAGGACATCATCGACGGCCAGCTGCACGATCAGTTCGTCGTCGGCGTGATTCAGGGCGGCGCGGGCACGAGCTCGAACATGAACGCGAACGAGGTCATCGCGAACCGTGCGCTCGAGCTCGCGGGCCGCGAGTTCGGTGACTACGCGTACATCTCGCCGAACGACCACGTGAACGCGTCGCAGTCGACCAACGACACCTACCCCTCAGCGGTCAAGCTCGGTCTCGTCCACTCGACTCAGAACCTCATCGCCGAGTACAAGCTCCTCCAGGACGCCATCATGAAGAAGGCGTTCGAGTTCAAGGAGGTGCTCAAGGTCGGCCGTACGCAGTTGCAGGACGCCGTGCCGATGACGCTCGGCCAGGAGTTCCACGGCTTTGCCACCACGCTCGGCGAGGACATCCAGCGCCTCGAAGACGTCGAGCCGCTGCTGCTTGAGCTCAACCTCGGCGCCACGGCCATCGGCACACGCATCAACGCGCCCGCCGAGTACCCGGCGGCGATCATGCGCCACCTGCGCGAGATCACCGGTTACGAGGAGCTTGTCACCGCGACCGACCTCATCGAGGCGACCAGCGACACTGGCGTGTTCATGTCGCTCTCAAGCGTGATGAAGCGTGCCGCCATGAAGCTCTCGAAGATCTGCAACGACCTGCGCCTGCTCTCCTCGGGCCCGCAGGCCGGCCTCGGCGAGATCAACCTGCCTGCTCGCCAGGCCGGCTCGTCGATCATGCCTGGCAAGGTCAACCCCGTCATCCCCGAGGCCGTCAGCCAGGTGGCCTTTGTCATCGCCGGCTCCGATGTCACGGTCGCGTTCGCTTCCGAGGCGGGCCAGCTGCAGCTCAACGCCTTCGAGCCGGTCATGATGCACACGCTCATGCAGAACTCGGTCTGGCTGCGTCGCGCCATGCGCACCCTGCGCGTGAACTGCATCACGGGCATCACCGCCAACCAGGAGAAGACCGAGGCGCAGGTCGCGGCGTCGGTCGGCCTCATCACGGCGCTCAATCCCGTCATCGGCTACGCCGAGGCGTCGAAGATCGCGAAGAAGGCGCTGGCCACCAACGCTAAGGTCGTCGACCTGGTCGTCGAGGCCGGTCTGCTCGAGCGCGAGCGCGTGATCGAGCTGCTCCACCCCGAGGCCCTTGCGGGTCGCTTCCCGGAGCCGACTTCGGTTGGCTCGCTGACCGAGGCTGAGATCCTCGAGCAGGAGCGTCGCATCGACTCGCTTGACCCGAAGGAACTCGCCGGGCCGATGCACGAACTCGTGTAG
- a CDS encoding PrsW family intramembrane metalloprotease, whose protein sequence is MPTNEVPELAEGTTKVPLRLPRDRRGPFIWMIVLSIVLTLGLIAVGWLLVNWQLDAIVMAIPALIPLTLVLLAVHFLDRWEPEPTILLVLCFVYGAGASILGTLTVGNFLLEVTNTYARDSVGLAAWSILLQGPFVEELVKGVGVAVLLIIAWREVNGPLDGFVYAAVIGAGFAFTENIVYFASSGSTGLEFVWLLVVRGILSPFAHVMFTGVIGLALGWAAQQRKPLQFGIAGVLGLVMAVGLHAFWNGASIYLLPLIGVDAQNPFAWIISYGLFQLPLFLAFGWLLMQLQHRDRQIIRNRLDEYRRAGWFTTAEVEMITNWQLRRKAIHWAREQSPEQGRAMKNFVEDATRLAFAREHASIDKRDPHRRAIEKSLLAVTRRDRKDLQDMVRSKA, encoded by the coding sequence ATGCCAACGAACGAGGTGCCCGAGCTCGCTGAGGGAACGACCAAAGTTCCTCTTCGGCTTCCCCGTGATCGGCGGGGGCCATTCATCTGGATGATCGTGCTGTCGATCGTCCTCACACTCGGCCTCATCGCCGTCGGGTGGCTGCTCGTCAACTGGCAGCTCGACGCGATCGTCATGGCGATCCCCGCCCTCATTCCGCTCACGCTCGTGCTGCTAGCCGTACACTTCCTCGACCGCTGGGAGCCCGAGCCGACGATCCTGCTCGTCCTCTGCTTTGTTTACGGAGCCGGCGCGTCGATCCTCGGCACGCTCACGGTCGGCAACTTCCTGCTCGAGGTGACGAACACCTACGCCCGAGACTCGGTTGGCCTCGCCGCCTGGTCGATTCTGCTGCAGGGCCCGTTCGTCGAGGAACTCGTGAAGGGCGTCGGCGTCGCGGTGCTCCTCATCATCGCGTGGCGGGAGGTCAACGGGCCACTCGACGGCTTCGTCTATGCGGCGGTCATCGGCGCTGGCTTCGCGTTCACCGAGAACATCGTCTACTTCGCTTCGTCGGGCTCGACCGGGCTCGAGTTCGTGTGGCTGCTCGTGGTGCGCGGCATCCTCTCGCCATTCGCGCACGTGATGTTTACCGGCGTGATCGGGCTCGCACTCGGCTGGGCGGCGCAGCAGCGCAAACCCCTGCAGTTCGGCATCGCCGGCGTGCTGGGCCTCGTCATGGCCGTGGGCCTCCACGCCTTCTGGAACGGCGCGAGCATCTATCTGCTGCCGCTCATCGGCGTGGATGCGCAGAACCCGTTCGCCTGGATCATCTCCTACGGGCTCTTTCAGCTTCCGCTCTTCCTCGCCTTCGGCTGGCTGCTCATGCAACTCCAGCATCGCGACCGCCAGATCATCCGCAATCGGCTCGACGAGTATCGCCGAGCGGGGTGGTTCACGACGGCCGAGGTCGAGATGATCACGAACTGGCAGCTGCGCCGCAAGGCGATTCACTGGGCGCGGGAACAGTCGCCCGAGCAGGGGCGCGCCATGAAGAACTTCGTCGAGGATGCGACCAGGCTCGCGTTCGCGCGCGAGCACGCGTCGATCGACAAGCGCGACCCGCATCGCCGAGCCATCGAAAAGTCTCTGCTCGCGGTCACCCGACGTGACAGAAAAGACCTGCAAGATATGGTTCGATCGAAGGCATGA
- a CDS encoding FKBP-type peptidyl-prolyl cis-trans isomerase: protein MTELTKPEVEFPDGPAPTELVIEDVVVGEGAEAQAGGTVNVHYLGVDYESGDEFDSSWSRGQSVEFPLAMLVKGWQLGIPGMKVGGRRKLTVPPALAYGEAGQGHPLSGRTLIFIIDLLGAK, encoded by the coding sequence ATGACTGAACTCACAAAGCCCGAAGTTGAATTCCCCGACGGTCCGGCCCCGACCGAACTCGTCATCGAAGACGTCGTCGTTGGCGAGGGCGCCGAGGCGCAGGCCGGCGGCACCGTCAATGTGCACTACCTCGGCGTCGACTACGAGTCGGGCGACGAGTTCGACTCGTCGTGGTCGCGCGGCCAGTCGGTCGAGTTCCCGCTCGCGATGCTGGTCAAGGGCTGGCAGCTCGGCATCCCCGGCATGAAGGTCGGCGGCCGCCGCAAGCTCACGGTGCCCCCGGCACTCGCGTACGGCGAGGCGGGCCAGGGCCACCCCCTTTCGGGTCGCACCCTCATCTTCATCATCGACCTGCTCGGCGCCAAGTAA
- the dapB gene encoding 4-hydroxy-tetrahydrodipicolinate reductase, giving the protein MTVSVAISGATGRMGTLIRGLVDDLDGFEVHAALDSSSALDEMLGADVLIDVTHFDVSERATRFALEHGLNVIVGTSGWGQDRLAELESTIPAERGVLVVPNFSVGSVLSTHLASIAGKFYDSIEILEAHHDRKVDSPSGTAVRTAEAIAHARGSEVSSPNTDQRARGEIVAGIPIHALRLRGVVADQQVIFGGEGELVNIRHETLSNRAYVHGITLALQQASTQRGLTVGLDALLGLGG; this is encoded by the coding sequence ATGACAGTTTCCGTCGCCATTAGCGGGGCCACCGGCCGCATGGGCACGCTCATTCGCGGCCTCGTCGACGACCTCGACGGCTTCGAGGTGCACGCCGCCCTCGACTCGTCGTCGGCGCTCGATGAGATGCTCGGCGCCGACGTGCTCATCGACGTGACGCATTTCGACGTCTCGGAGCGAGCCACGCGCTTCGCGCTCGAGCACGGGCTCAACGTCATCGTCGGCACGAGCGGCTGGGGCCAAGACCGCCTCGCTGAGCTCGAGTCGACGATTCCCGCCGAGCGCGGCGTGCTCGTCGTGCCGAACTTCTCGGTCGGCTCGGTGCTCTCGACGCACCTCGCGTCGATCGCGGGCAAGTTCTACGACTCGATCGAGATCCTCGAGGCGCACCACGACCGCAAGGTCGACTCGCCGTCGGGCACCGCGGTGCGCACCGCCGAGGCGATTGCGCATGCCAGGGGCAGCGAGGTCTCGTCGCCGAATACCGATCAGCGCGCGCGAGGCGAGATCGTCGCGGGCATCCCCATCCACGCCCTGCGCCTGCGCGGCGTCGTAGCCGACCAGCAGGTCATCTTCGGTGGTGAGGGAGAACTCGTGAACATCCGCCACGAGACGCTGAGCAACCGCGCATACGTGCACGGCATCACCCTGGCGCTGCAGCAGGCGTCAACGCAGCGTGGCCTGACCGTCGGCCTCGACGCCCTGCTCGGGCTGGGGGGCTAG
- the rpsO gene encoding 30S ribosomal protein S15 has translation MALNAEKKQSIIAEYATHEGDTGSPEVQVALLSARINELTEHLKEHKHDYHSRRGLLLLVGQRRRLLKYLTDVDIERYRALIQRLGLRR, from the coding sequence ATGGCGCTGAACGCAGAAAAGAAGCAGTCGATTATCGCCGAGTACGCCACCCACGAGGGTGACACCGGAAGCCCCGAGGTGCAGGTTGCGCTGCTGAGCGCCCGCATCAACGAGCTCACCGAGCACCTCAAGGAGCACAAGCACGACTACCACTCGCGTCGTGGCCTCCTCCTGCTGGTTGGTCAGCGTCGTCGTCTGCTCAAGTACCTCACCGACGTCGACATCGAGCGTTACCGTGCGCTCATCCAGCGCCTGGGCCTGCGCCGCTAG